GCTGCGCCACACCGACGAGTGCCGCCAGCGCGGCTACCGCTTCGTCTCCGACCCGAGCCAGCAGCTGGCCTTCGGCGACGGCGAGCTGATCCGGCCGCTCATCGACGGCGCCGACCTGCTGTTCTCCAACGAGTACGAGTCCTCGCTGATCATCCAGAAGACGGGTTGGAGCCACGAGGAGGTGCTCTCCCGCGTCGGCACGTGGGTGGTCACCCTCGGGCCCGACGGCGTGCGGATCGAGCGCGAGGGCCAGGAGCCGGTCCACGTGCCGGCCGTGCCGGAGGTCCGCAAGGTCGAGCCCACCGGCGTCGGCGACGCCTTCCGGGCGGGCTTCCTCGCGGCGCTCGACTGGGGGCTCCCGCACGAGCGGGCCGCCCAGCTGGGCTGCCTGCTGGCCGTCTACGTCGTCGAGCAGGTCGGCACCCAGGAGTACACCCTCTCCCGCACGCACTTCCTCAACCGCTGCGAGGCGGCCTACGGCGAGGACGCCGCGGCCGAGATCGGCGAGAAGCTCCGCACGCTGCGTCCCTGAGGCCTCAGGAACGGCGTCGGACCAGGAACCGTGGCGTGCCGTCGGCCGCAGGCTCCTCGCCGACGTACTCCTGCTGCCGCATCCGGCACCACGCCGGTACGTCGACCCGGGCGGCGACGTCGGTGGCCGCGACCGCCACGACCCCGCCGACCGGGACCTCCCCGAAGCGGCGCGCCAGCTCGATGACGGGCATCGGGCAGCGCATCTCGCGGCAGTCGAGCTCGAGGTCGACGGTCCTCACAGGCCGACCTCGGCGCGCAGGTCGGTGACGACGCCCGGCAGCACCGCGAGGAAGCGCTCGACGTCCTCCTCGCTCGTCGTGCGGCCCAAGGAGAGCCGTACGTTGCCGTGGGTGAGGACACCCATCGCCGCCAGGACGGCGCTCGGCTCCAGCGTCGAGGCGGCGCACGCCGATCCGCTGGCGACGCCGAAGCCCTGCCTGTCCAAGGCGTGCACGAGCGCCTCGCCGTCGACGTAGAGACAGGAGAAGGTCACCAGGTGGGGGAGTCGGTGGTCGGGGTCGCCGACCACCTCGGTGTCGGGAATGGCGGCCACCGCGGCGCGGATCCGGGCGACCAGGGCGTGCTGGCGGGCGCCGACCTCGTCGCGCTCGGACACCACGGCCCGCAGCGCCGCGGCAGCGGCGAGCGCTCCCGGGACGTTCTCGAACCCGGCGACCCGCTCGTCGATGCGGTCGTCGCCCGGGAAGGGGTTGCGCCAGCGGGCCCCCTTGCGGACCAGCAGCACCCCGACGCCGGCCGGGCCGCCCCACTTGTGGGCGGAGCCGGCGGCGGCCGACCACCCGCCGGGCAGCGGCAACCGCCCCATGGAGGCGCAGGCGTCGGTGAAGACGGGGACGTCGTCCGGCAGCCGGAGCCCGCCGACCGGCTGGATGGTGCCGACCTCGTGGTTGGCGGTCTGCAGCGCCACGACGCCCACCTGCGGCGCGACCGCCTGCTGCACCAGGTCACTGTCGTGGACGCGCCCCCGCTCGTCGCACGACACCTCGACCGGCTCGCCGCCCCA
This genomic interval from Nocardioides euryhalodurans contains the following:
- a CDS encoding sulfurtransferase TusA family protein → MRTVDLELDCREMRCPMPVIELARRFGEVPVGGVVAVAATDVAARVDVPAWCRMRQQEYVGEEPAADGTPRFLVRRRS
- a CDS encoding carbohydrate kinase family protein: MSLLIAGSIATDHLMTFPGKFSDSLVVDQLDKLSVSFLVEELDVRRGGCAANICFGLGNLGLEPVLVGAVGEDFAEYRSWLQRHRVDCDSVHVSDTRHTARFVCTTDSAHAQIASFYAGAMSEAREIELKPIVDRVGDPDYVLIGPDDPEAMLRHTDECRQRGYRFVSDPSQQLAFGDGELIRPLIDGADLLFSNEYESSLIIQKTGWSHEEVLSRVGTWVVTLGPDGVRIEREGQEPVHVPAVPEVRKVEPTGVGDAFRAGFLAALDWGLPHERAAQLGCLLAVYVVEQVGTQEYTLSRTHFLNRCEAAYGEDAAAEIGEKLRTLRP
- a CDS encoding cysteine desulfurase family protein, which translates into the protein MSPSPAEPAQPRGIDLDTASSEPLHPAARETLLAALDQGYADPRRLHRPGRSARLLLDNARAVVAESLGVRPDEVSFTGSGTEAVHRGLLGLVRGSRRGAQVVHSAVEHAAVRHAAAWGGEPVEVSCDERGRVHDSDLVQQAVAPQVGVVALQTANHEVGTIQPVGGLRLPDDVPVFTDACASMGRLPLPGGWSAAAGSAHKWGGPAGVGVLLVRKGARWRNPFPGDDRIDERVAGFENVPGALAAAAALRAVVSERDEVGARQHALVARIRAAVAAIPDTEVVGDPDHRLPHLVTFSCLYVDGEALVHALDRQGFGVASGSACAASTLEPSAVLAAMGVLTHGNVRLSLGRTTSEEDVERFLAVLPGVVTDLRAEVGL